Genomic segment of Apium graveolens cultivar Ventura unplaced genomic scaffold, ASM990537v1 ctg4305, whole genome shotgun sequence:
TGGATTGTTACTAGACTTTACTATAAAAGATGTGATAGCAGTTAGTTGAATATATAAAGAGTTGTAGCAATAGAAATTGTTTTTGAGTGAAAGATATTTGCTTAATTGGGGCCTTAATCATGTTTTAGGAAGAAGATTTGAAGCAGTTCCGTCAGTGGGGAAGCAAAACCCCGGGACACCCTGAAAACTTTGAGACCCCTGGTGTTGAAGTAACAACTGGTAAATGAAGTTTGAAATGCCATACTGTAGTTAACAATAGTGAAGTTTTGATTTTTAACACTTCATGTAACTATATGCAGGTCCTCTTGGTCAGGGTATTGCCAATGCTGTAGGTCTTGCCCTTGCGGAGAAGCACTTGGCTGCTCGTTTTAACAAGCCAGATAGTGAGATTGTTGACCACTACACGTAagtttttgaaattattttgctTGTTTGTTGCTTAACATGTATACGATAGATCCTTATATTAGATATTTCAGGTATTGTATAGTTGGTGATGGATGTCAAATGGAGGGTATTTCTAATGAAGCGTGCTCCCTTGCTGGACATTGGGGACTAGGAAAACTGATTGCTTTCTATGATGACAACCATATCTCAATTGATGGAGACACAGAGATTGCATTCACTGAAAGCGTAGACACCCGTTTTGAGGGTCTTGGATGGCACATTATCTGGGTGAAAAATGGTAATACAGGCTACGATGAAATTCGTGCTGCCATAAAGGAGGCAAAGGCTGTTACTGACAAGCCTACTTTAATTAAGGTCAGAGGATGACTCAAGACAGAGAATTATTGCTTAAACGTATTTCATTCTTGTTTTGGACACCTGGAGCAGAGTTTACTATTAAGTTTAAAACCTTACTTGCATATTTTGTTAATGATATATTATATGTTTTTTAGGCCAAAAGTGAGGGACGTTTATTTGGTTGTCACTTGTTTTTAAAGAAGTCTGAGTAGTCAATTGTGTGGAAGTGCATAGTGTTGTTTCCGGACTGAGAATCATTAACCGCAATCAAAGGATTTTTCCCTATGTTTACAATCAGTGAATGGTGTCTTAAATATTTGTTCACTCTTAAGAGATCATGCATATACTGATACATCACATCTTGCAGGTGACTACAACAATCGGTTTTGGATCACCTAACAAAGCAAACTCATACAGTGTCCATGGAGCTGCCCTGGGAGCCTCAGAAGTTGATGCCACAAGAAAGAACCTTGGATGGCCATATGAGCCATTCCATGTACCAGAGGATGTCAAAGCGTATGAAATATTTGTTTTTCGTCATGGATGATTTATGAACTGATTGTTGCATGTAAAGTGTATCTGATTACATTTTGTTTTGTTTACTGCAGACATTGGAGCCGCCATACCCCTGAAGGTGCTTCGCTAGAAGCTGAGTGGAATGCTAAGTTTGCCGAGTATGAAAAGAAGTATGCTGAGGATGCTGCCGAATTGAAGTCTATCATCACCGGTGTACAACCTGCTGGTTGGGAAAAGTCTTTGCCAGTGAGTAATTTATTTGGACATGTTTTTGTTGCTGTGTATATATGATCATGTGCATGTCAAATTGTGTCCTGGCATCGCGACATAGTATGATTGCCTTTTATACAGTTTGTGCTAACAGTGTGACTACTTTGACAGACATACACTCCTGAGATCCCTGCTGATGCCACCAGAAATCTCTCTCAAGCATGTCTAAATGCCCTTGCACCAGCAGTTCCCGGCCTAATTGGTGGTAGTGCTGATCTTGCTTCCTCCAACATGACGCTACTAAAAATGTTTGGGGACTTCCAAAAGGGTACTCCAGAAGAACGTAACGTCAGGTTTGGTGTTCGTGAGCATGGTATGGGAGCTATCTGCAATGGCATTGCTCTTCACAGTCCTGGTTTCGTTCCATATTGTGCAACTTTCTTTGTGTTCACTGATTACATGAGAGGGGCTATGAGAATCTCTGCCTTGAGTGAAGCTGGAGTTATATATGTCATGACCCACGACTCAATTGGACTGGGAGAAGATGGACCAACACATCAGCCTATTGAGCATTTGGCTAGTTTTAGGGCAATGCCCAACATGTTGATGTTTCGACCAGCTGATGGAAATGAAACAGCTGGAGCATACAAGGTTGCTGTCATCAACCGGAAGAGACCATCAATCCTTGCCCTTTCTAGGCAAAAGCTGCCAAATCTTCCTGGAACTTCCATTGAAGGAGTAGAGAAAGGAGGATATACAATATCAGACAATTCAGCCGGAAACAAACCTGATGTGATCTTGATTGGAACTGGTTCTGAATTGGAGATTGTGGCCAAAGCTGCTGATGAACTCAGAAAGGAAGGGAAAGCAGTTAGAGCTGTCTCCTTTGTTTCTTGGGAGTTATTCGATGAACAGTCCGCCGAATACAAGGAAAGTGTTCTACCGGCAGCTGTAACCGCAAGGGTGAGCATTGAAGCTGCATCAACATTTGGGTGGGCAAAGATAGTTGGAAGTGCAGGAAAGGCCATCGGGATTGACGGGTTTGGAGCAAGTGCTCCAGCTGGAAAAATATACAAGGAATATGGCATTACAGTTGAGGCAGTTGTTGCTGCAGCCAAGGAACTTTGCTAGGTATTCATCTGCTGAATTCCAGGGGGATTGTTAGTTTTCCAGAAACTATTCCTGTTTGGATTCTTGGTTGGAAAACTAAAACCATATGATTGTTAATAGACTAAACTCTATTCAAGTACTCATAAGATTTCCCGCAATAATGAAGATAAAATTTTCTTTGCTGCTTTTATCTTCAGTGCAGCATCTGAGACTGTCAACTTGAATCAGAGATGAATTGAGATTAGATTTCTTGAATGTATGTGAATTTGTATTAATACTTAAACATCTGTTGACTTTTGTAATATTATGTATTGGATTGTTAGTGCACTCAATGTTCCATTTTCGGTATAACTCAATGATAACAAATATCTTTGTTCATGGCAAGTTCAGAGCTGAGGATTAATACTATGTTGGTCTAATTTGTTCATGGCAGAGTTGCACAAAATCTGCATACAAATATCTTTTTCTTCTCTATTCAGATTATCTTGAACCACTTTGTTCTCTTCATGATAACTTCTAGCCTGTATCAAAATATCTATTCTTCAAAGTTTTGTATTTCTTGAAATTTAGTGTTTAAAGAGTGTAGGGGTGAAGACTGATCAGGATCATGCAAAAATCTGGATTTTAACAATCCTGATAACTTAGATGAGCTGATGAGTTGGAGCCATTTGGAAAGGGTAAGGTTATCCACTCTTCTCATGGTACATTGATCCATAGATTATTATGTGGTGGTTGTTTATGTGCCTTCAAAGCTTTTTCTCCAGTGTTGTCACATACAACCAACTGAAAGTGAAAGGAATGGAGCCATGAGGTTTGGATTATTGTTCCTGAAAATATCAGTTTGTTTCTGTTCTTGAAGTTGAAAGTTTGGTATGGCCTGTATAATGAGAGGGATGGCCCTATAACAGAATTATGCTAGAAATTTTAGCATATTCTTTTactttcttgattttcttttgtGTCCCATTCTGGTGCTGAAAAGATACTTTGAGCTATTTGCACTCTCTGGGGGACAAAATAATCTAAGTAGTTATTACTTCCTAGTTCATTCTGCTAATGATCTATACTCTCATACACATTGTAAGATCCATTTATATGGTGTTTGGACTTGGTACAGTTAACTGATATAGGGTGTTACTATGCCCTGGTAAGGTAAATCTTACTTTCTTTTTCGGTTATATTTAACTACGGAAATTTAAATACTCACGCACACGTGTCTCTACTGAGACTCGAACCTCAACTACTTATCATCGAGGGAATGGTATTCATTAGACGATGGATGTTTGGTCGAAAATTTTAGTTTGGTACCCTAGAAAAATCCATGATGTGTGGTCAAAccataaaattaaaatttcataaaATCAACAGATTAAAGATTCTTAAAAAAAAAGGTTCTAGCAGTAAGAAAAGCAACAAGGTTGGTGAAGGAAAGCAAAGGTGATGAAAATGAGTGCATATGATAAAGCCCAACAACCCTTTAGTAAAATT
This window contains:
- the LOC141701702 gene encoding transketolase, chloroplastic, with translation MAASSSLTLSQAILSRSIPRHNPSCSSPQQQNPSSSLSSLPIFSLKSAPRRRNFRPAVVRAAAVETLEKTEIELVEKSVNTIRFLAIDAVEKANSGHPGLPMGCAPMGHILYDEVMRYNPKNPYWFNRDRFVLSAGHGCMLQYALLHLAGYDSVLEEDLKQFRQWGSKTPGHPENFETPGVEVTTGPLGQGIANAVGLALAEKHLAARFNKPDSEIVDHYTYCIVGDGCQMEGISNEACSLAGHWGLGKLIAFYDDNHISIDGDTEIAFTESVDTRFEGLGWHIIWVKNGNTGYDEIRAAIKEAKAVTDKPTLIKVTTTIGFGSPNKANSYSVHGAALGASEVDATRKNLGWPYEPFHVPEDVKAHWSRHTPEGASLEAEWNAKFAEYEKKYAEDAAELKSIITGVQPAGWEKSLPTYTPEIPADATRNLSQACLNALAPAVPGLIGGSADLASSNMTLLKMFGDFQKGTPEERNVRFGVREHGMGAICNGIALHSPGFVPYCATFFVFTDYMRGAMRISALSEAGVIYVMTHDSIGLGEDGPTHQPIEHLASFRAMPNMLMFRPADGNETAGAYKVAVINRKRPSILALSRQKLPNLPGTSIEGVEKGGYTISDNSAGNKPDVILIGTGSELEIVAKAADELRKEGKAVRAVSFVSWELFDEQSAEYKESVLPAAVTARVSIEAASTFGWAKIVGSAGKAIGIDGFGASAPAGKIYKEYGITVEAVVAAAKELC